tgttttcggTGAAATAGATTGTAAAGTATAAGCACGATCGGAGttgtaaattttcttataaaattaaagttaaaaatgTCTATTCGAGATATTAAGATCCCAAACGTATTCTCCAACGAACATGAAATAAAGAACGAGAATTTTATCTACAACGATTTGCTCGTAAGAGCATTAGTCCAATTATTCCCACGAGAAggttaaatcttattttattttttcacataTAAATTGATTTCGAAGAAGGAGATAACAGGaaaattactttaatttttcttatatcgatATTCCGAGTAAAACTTTTAATGAGAACTCAATAATGTTATGTACTGTGACGACGTGTTTACCAAAGAGGTTACGTGTCAAAGAGGACGTGTTGATCTGCTTTCGATCtcattatcaatttattcTGGGAATGAGTAATCAGGGTCAAAGTATATAAGTTAGGATCAATCTGAACATGTTTTTACAATCATATAACGCGAAGAAATTTAACAGGAATAATTACAGATCAATAATAAGAATTAGAGTTAGATTGTAATTAAGATTATCGTATCAAAgagtatatatagtataacatATAGTATAACGTAATATCCATTTCATCTCtaaatctattataattttgttcagGAAGTCGTGGTCATCATAGTTAAAGTACAAGTTTGCATCAATCTCAACagattttcataatataacaCCTAAAACGATTTGGCAATAATGATTAgatacataacatatataaatacatatatatagatacttgagataatatatatatatatatatatatatatgtatgtatgtatgtatgtatataattaaaattaaaattagaatcTTGTATTCTTATCAGAATTTTTAtgggatttctttttttctttttttctttttctttatatatttaaatcaatcAAGGATCTATTAATACTTAAAGAATAagatgtaaaatattaatgcaataaattcttttgatttaataataacaatagcaTGATTCAACGCGGTACTTGTTCTTATTTACAAAGTCGTTTGAATCATAGTTCGCTAAATCATTTGCATCTTATTATTCACTGATACGACGTCATGGTTTATCATAAACATTTAATCGTCTTCATGGCTGACAGAAAGATCACTCATACATCTATGGCTGGAAAAATTAAAGAGTACACATACGGATAATGTGGAGAAGCTTTCCAAccgtaataattatatgtggTTATTACTCTTTGTTTTACAAAATGGTAACTTAATCGAGCCATTTGATGAACCACCACCTGTCGACGAATTGCCCCCAATCTCCGACATCATGGCAAGTATTGTAACTTTCGTCAATCGTATTTTGTGCATTAATAATGGATAATatggataataattaatattcatttcttaatctattattagattaaatgtacatatatatatatatatatatatatatatatatataaaacccaCGAGAAATGTTATGAATTATGTTTTTTTGAAACacatgagaaatatttttgatttaattcaaaacaaacacattaaaataaatcactttttgtcgaatattttttcataatatatcatttattaattaacatgaTTAAAACAGTATATCTCTTAAAGACTTAAAGAATATTcaaatgatttaaatataatcttcaaaagttttaattgaaatctaAATCAGTGAAAATGAATGATAAGTAAATTggcattatttaatttatgttaaatagtatttttctaattaaagagATTGCCataatttaattcgttttttgATTCAACGATCAGTACTTGGAATAAACACGAATAAAAttgcaaatttttaaattagttATGACGAGTACAGTTTGTTACATTTTGTGTGGATCATATATagatttacacacacatacatatatcttacgTGCAATATTGTATGTAGATTATTCGTATGTACAGATATAcctaaatagtatatataattttttaaatatatatatatatatgtaattttttaatttattttgttataaatataaagataagtCTAACGTTCTCTATTGatatgcatttaaatattcaacgtTTGAACTTATATTTCTTGTTAGACTGGTAATTAATGtgtaatatcgatcgatatccgATTAGCCGGCGCAAATGATCGAAGAATTGATATCGTTACCGGACATAAATTTCCCTCAAAGTGACTGGACCAGTTCTGATACGAATGTAATGGATATGAAGGAAACTCATTCTGGTATGCCACCTCACAAGTTTCTGGAATATCAACCATGTCCTGTCAACGGAATATCCTgctatttttcgatatttagCAGATCTTCTTAAAGAAAGaagctttctttttccaaacaAATTCATAAATCATGAAGAATGGAATAAATTATCAAGAAAACGTAAATTAGATATTTACTCTCATAAAtgaatctattaaaaatgtaaaacctTTAGAGATACATATCGAGGAGTAAACTAGTTTTTGTAACTTCTCCATTTTTCTCAGGTCATGAagtaaatctcttttttttttcttctttttttttaaaaaggtaaaaaatagaatgaatgAGAATGAAATCATATAGAGTGAAAAAGCATGATCATCAGAGAGCTAtgcgtaaataataaataattaatcattttaatatattatttatttggttAGAATActttagaaaatgattttataagtattgaataaatattgaaacagaagtaataaaaaaattgtattataatttttttttacgaaaataataaaaaaattaaatatatatcataagatttaatacatatatctaaagattaataaataataaataacttttaataaattaataaaatgcaCAGAACGATCAAGGAGTCATAAGTTTTTAACACgtcttataatttattacgttgTATGAGAACAGGTTTATATGGAGTTTACAATATCGATGACTTACTTTATGAATGTTGATAGGTTTATTCGTGATTCCCAGGGTGTGGTAAAcggtatttttatttgataatggtaaaaaaaaaaaaaaaagaaaaaaaaagaatgtacaCGGATGATGCAAGACTCGTTTTATGCGTATAGcatctgtttatttatttttttatgaagccTTAATTATAATTCTGCGATACGCAATTATATCCTTCgtatgagagaagaaaatttatagaaatataatataaacgacTCTTAACATGATACCTCACGatttgttaaaaatgaaagaaatgagaaaatcgTCAATGAAAAAATTGGAATTTTCAAATGCACAAAATCGTAGACGATATGATGgtaaacgtaaaagaaaatcgaattcgTATGAATTTGATCAAGAAGTTTGATTATCTTTACAAAAGTTTAAATCGATATGTAAGAAGACTTTCTCACGTTGCACTATTTATggcaaaaaatttataaattttccattACCCCTTCCAACTTTCGAAACATTCGAGATAAGTTACTTGATGGATAAGTGAGATATTGGACAGTGTGCTATTGCCAATATGTCACGATTACGGTAcagatttatacattttcgtTTACCATTatcactattttttttttttgcttaccgttgacatttttaaatttgatagaattaataataaatgtttgtttgtttaatatGCTTTGAGTAATAAGAATATCAGAATGgacatataataaaacaaattaatacgaataaatatacaaattttaataagtcCCTTGAATAGTTACTAATCAATACTTTATGCATCAATAACTAAACAACATAATGAAAGATGCCAGGTAAATAACACGAGACGAGTATAATTCTCAACGGAAATTCACAGATAGATTGTGACTCATTGCACTCGTGACTTTTTCATACACACCAAAAATGTCGTCAATTTTACAAAGATCTCTACAACGATCTATTACCAAATTCATATAATcttgtatcttttcttcttttttcttctttgataatacgatagaagagaaattttGGAAATTTACCGTTGTATTcggaattttttctttgctttgttTCTTTATGAACTTAATGAAACGtaagaaaatgtataatgaatttgtttctatcttcTCCATTTTCACGAGCAACGATGATAGGATTTTACTGTAGGATAGAAAAGAACactatgtaattattatcatctctctctctctctctcgctctctctctccctctctcttttctttccctttcttttgtTCGAAGAAGTAATttcaatgagaaaaataagtgGATGTGTTCGCGTTTGCAAATAAATTCCACGTAATCTCGAATTCTTTGGATACTTTCCGTACTCTAATGATAATTACATGAGCTCGTACGAaggtatataatatcataattagaaaaaaaataattactaattGTGATTGCTAATTGATTGAATTGTTATTATGATtctgttattaattaatgaatatgattttaatattaagtTAAAACagaattctttttcaaagtaaatagaataaaaatctgtagccttctttttttattaccgtTGATTTCTTATCGTCGACATTTGAAATgtcaaaatgtttttctttttttttatatttttttttctcaaatttttcATACAAAGATCAAATACGTTTACCTGACTAGTTCATAGTTCGTCATCGAGGGAACtaagtaaaattaatcgatcgattatatcttttatgaaAGAGAATGGGCCTACTTGCTAACATGGAAAAGTACCCGGTTATCTCTGCTGTTATTTATGGGCTTTGGGATGCGTGAAAGA
Above is a window of Vespula vulgaris chromosome 4, iyVesVulg1.1, whole genome shotgun sequence DNA encoding:
- the LOC127063446 gene encoding uncharacterized protein LOC127063446, yielding MSIRDIKIPNVFSNEHEIKNENFIYNDLLVRALVQLFPREERSLIHLWLEKLKSTHTDNVEKLSNRNNYMWLLLFVLQNGNLIEPFDEPPPVDELPPISDIMPAQMIEELISLPDINFPQSDWTSSDTNVMDMKETHSGMPPHKFLEYQPCPVNGISCYFSIFSRSS